The following proteins come from a genomic window of Terriglobia bacterium:
- a CDS encoding MotA/TolQ/ExbB proton channel family protein has translation MLGAKLFLTMLLFQEATTSFDPLDMWKSMGWSARAVVIVLFFMSAWSIGVAIDRWIAFQAARKQSRIFAPAVAGALKDGRVEEAISIAEQNKRSHLAKVVTAGLQEFHAHQVSAEIPGEMIEASKRALERASAIVHAELKRGISSLATIGSTAPFVGLFGTVLGIIHAFQGISSSKSTGLGAVAGGIAEALVTTAIGLFVAIPAVWIYNYFTNKIEGFDVEMDNSSSELVDYFIKTSGGKK, from the coding sequence ATGCTAGGAGCAAAACTTTTTCTGACGATGTTGCTGTTTCAGGAAGCAACCACCTCATTCGATCCGCTGGACATGTGGAAATCAATGGGGTGGTCAGCTCGAGCGGTGGTCATTGTGTTGTTCTTTATGTCGGCATGGTCAATCGGCGTTGCCATTGACCGCTGGATCGCCTTCCAGGCGGCCCGCAAGCAGTCCCGCATCTTTGCACCCGCAGTTGCCGGCGCGTTGAAGGACGGCAGGGTGGAGGAGGCGATTTCCATCGCCGAGCAAAACAAGCGAAGCCACCTGGCCAAGGTGGTGACAGCCGGCTTGCAGGAGTTCCATGCGCACCAGGTCTCGGCCGAAATTCCGGGTGAAATGATTGAAGCTTCCAAGCGCGCCCTGGAACGGGCCTCGGCCATCGTCCATGCGGAGCTGAAGCGCGGCATTTCCAGCCTGGCCACGATTGGGTCCACAGCGCCTTTCGTCGGACTGTTCGGGACCGTGCTGGGGATCATCCACGCGTTTCAGGGGATTTCCAGCAGCAAGTCAACCGGCCTTGGCGCGGTCGCGGGCGGAATCGCAGAAGCTCTGGTAACCACCGCCATCGGTCTGTTTGTCGCCATTCCTGCCGTGTGGATCTACAACTATTTCACCAATAAGATTGAGGGCTTCGACGTGGAAATGGACAACTCCTCATCGGAACTGGTGGATTATTTCATTAAAACCTCTGGAGGAAAGAAGTAA
- a CDS encoding biopolymer transporter ExbD, whose translation MAKHRVELGAMADINVTPMVDVMLVLLIIFMVITPLLQKGVSVDKALTHNPREMPDAEKTDAVEVAITRDGKFFLNAQPVALGDITKQVDDLMQNKLNKVVFIKSDARAKYGDVVAVVDNVRAAGIEQLGLITEQVQPNQNIPLAPALP comes from the coding sequence ATGGCAAAGCATCGCGTAGAGTTGGGTGCGATGGCGGACATTAATGTGACGCCGATGGTGGACGTCATGCTGGTGCTGCTGATCATCTTCATGGTCATCACCCCTCTGCTTCAGAAAGGCGTTTCCGTTGACAAGGCGTTGACTCACAACCCGCGCGAGATGCCCGATGCCGAAAAGACCGACGCCGTGGAAGTGGCCATTACGCGGGACGGGAAATTCTTCCTGAATGCGCAGCCTGTTGCGCTGGGCGACATCACCAAGCAGGTTGATGACCTCATGCAGAACAAGCTGAATAAGGTGGTTTTCATCAAAAGTGACGCCCGGGCAAAGTATGGCGACGTGGTCGCCGTGGTTGACAATGTCCGTGCCGCGGGAATCGAGCAGTTGGGCCTGATCACCGAACAGGTGCAGCCCAACCAGAACATTCCGCTTGCCCCGGCCCTGCCGTGA
- a CDS encoding biopolymer transporter ExbD → MAIAVGGSKGGTMMNLNVTPLIDVLLVLLIIFMIITPLTPKGLDALVPKPDKNKKPDQNVIQRTIVVSIDGQRSLSINQQPVTVGDLGQHLVDIFKNRNDHIMFIKGDPKLPFQDVAEIIDISKGAGADKIGLITKAIEAQQ, encoded by the coding sequence ATGGCGATTGCCGTTGGAGGCAGCAAGGGCGGCACGATGATGAATCTCAACGTGACGCCTCTGATCGACGTGCTGCTCGTGTTGCTGATTATCTTTATGATCATCACGCCCCTGACGCCCAAGGGGCTGGATGCGCTGGTCCCCAAACCGGACAAAAATAAGAAGCCGGACCAGAATGTCATCCAGAGAACGATTGTGGTGTCCATCGACGGGCAACGGTCCCTCAGCATCAATCAGCAGCCGGTAACGGTTGGCGATTTGGGGCAGCACCTGGTGGACATCTTCAAGAACCGGAATGACCACATCATGTTCATTAAGGGAGACCCGAAACTGCCTTTCCAGGACGTGGCTGAGATCATTGACATTTCCAAGGGAGCTGGCGCCGACAAGATCGGGCTGATTACAAAGGCGATCGAGGCCCAGCAGTAA